The Bacteroides ovatus genomic interval CGACCGGGCTAATATCGTGAAACTGTACAAAGGCCAACTTCCCATTTACGACAATTTCGGTATCACCAAGCAGATTAAATCATCGTTTGGTAAAACAGTCTCTTACAAGAGTGGTGCCTATCTGATTATTGAGCACACTGAGGCGCTTCACGTAGTAGACGTGAACAGCGGTAATCGCACCAAGAATGCCAACGGGCAGGAAGGTAACGCACTCGAAGTAAATCTGGGAGCCGCCGACGAGCTGGCCCGCCAACTGCGATTAAGAGACATGGGTGGTATCATTGTCGTCGACTTCATCGATATGAATGAAGCCGAAAACCGTCAAAAGCTTTATGAACGAATGTGTGCCAATATGCAGAAAGACAGGGCACGGCATAATATTCTGCCGCTTAGCAAATTTGGGCTAATGCAGATTACACGCCAACGTGTGCGTCCGGCAATGGACGTCAACACGACCGAAATCTGTCCTACTTGCTTCGGCAAAGGCACCATCAAATCGTCCATTCTCTTTACGGACACTTTGGAGAGTAAAATTGATTACCTGGTCAATAAACTGAAGGTTAAGAAATTCTCGTTACACGTCCATCCGTATGTTGCCGCCTACATCAATCAGGGACTCGTTTCCCTGAAACGGAAGTGGCAAATGAAATATGGATTCGGTATTAAGATTATTCCAAGTCAGAAACTCGCATTCCTGCAATATGTGTTCTATGATACACATGGAGAGGAAATCGATATGAAGGAAGAAATCGAAATCAAATAGACAAAAGGCGGCTCGTTAGGTACGGGTCGCCTTTTTGTTTGATCTATTTCTCTTCCACTATCCACTTTTCAATATTGCGGGTTTCCGCACTGAAATTTACTCCTATTTTAAAAAGCTTCCGTCCATCCATCTCGAAAGGAAGAGCATAGTGCTTGTCGTTTATCTGTTGTAAAGCCTCTTCTGCCGTACCGTTCAGTTTAAATTCCATGATATAGATGAAATTGTCTGTCTGCAAGACAAGATCGATGCGCCCTTCGCTTGTATGATATTCCACTTTGGCATAGAAGCCAACCAGTTTAAAGACGATGAAAAGTACATTCTCGTAATGCAGTTCCTGGTCGCGAATCACTTCGTAGGTGGTATCTGCAAAGAAACTTTGCAGGCGACGGAAGAAAGAGTCGTAATCGCCGGATTCCACTTCACGAACAAACTTCTGAATTTCAAAAGGAGATTCTACCTTATTCACATTCGCATAATAAGGAAGCAGAAAACGGACAAACCCCTCTTCTACTTCACGATTCGGGAAACCTAAGCGGTATATTCCAAAACGTTCGTCATACCCTTTAATGGTGAGGTAGCCACTCTGATAAATCACCGGAATAGGATTAGTCGATTCGGAGTCTATACTATTCAATACTTGGGCATCGGTTTCTTCGTGTGTCATCCGCTCCAAGTCATAATGATGTTTTTGCAGTAATTTCACCAGATAAGTGGGTGTACCTGTTTCAAACCAGTAGCTGCCAAATTCTCTATACTTAAAAGCATTGAGCAAACTAAACGGATTATACATACCGATTGAATGGTGCGTAAAGTGATAGCCGTCATAACATTCTTTCAATTCTGCACAGAGTTTATCATACGTCACACCTCGAACATCAGCAAATTCATGAAGCTCGGCATCCAAAGTATCATGAAGTTCCTGATCGCTAACCCCACAGATTTCAACATAATCTTTTCGCATGGATATATCGTCCAAGTTGTTCAAGTCACTAAACACACTGACTTTGCCAAACTTTGTCACACCGGTAAGGAATGCAAACTTGATGCAACCGTCCATTGTTTTAAGCGCTCCATAAAAAGGCTTTAATGTATTCCGAAATTGCTTTTGCAATTCTTCATTACCGATGGCTTGCAACATGGGTTTGTCATATTCATCGACAAGAATAACCACACGTTGCCCCGCCAACTTACAGGCACGCTCTATGATACCGGCAAAACGCAAAGAAAACGAACGTTCGGACGGCTCGGCACCATATAGTTTTTCCCATGCTGTCAGCGATTTATCAAGTATATTATCCAGACTTTCGGATGTATCATATTTCTCGATATTAAGGTCCAGATGCAGTATAGGATATTTTATCCAGTCCTTTTCCAGTTTTTCCACAGCCAACCCTTCAAACAGTTCTTTCTTTCCTTGAAAATAGGCCTCTAAGGTGGAGACGAGCAGACTCTTTCCGAAA includes:
- a CDS encoding ATP-binding protein gives rise to the protein MSHKIYPIGIQNFEKIRNDGYFYIDKTALMYQMVKTGSYYFLSRPRRFGKSLLVSTLEAYFQGKKELFEGLAVEKLEKDWIKYPILHLDLNIEKYDTSESLDNILDKSLTAWEKLYGAEPSERSFSLRFAGIIERACKLAGQRVVILVDEYDKPMLQAIGNEELQKQFRNTLKPFYGALKTMDGCIKFAFLTGVTKFGKVSVFSDLNNLDDISMRKDYVEICGVSDQELHDTLDAELHEFADVRGVTYDKLCAELKECYDGYHFTHHSIGMYNPFSLLNAFKYREFGSYWFETGTPTYLVKLLQKHHYDLERMTHEETDAQVLNSIDSESTNPIPVIYQSGYLTIKGYDERFGIYRLGFPNREVEEGFVRFLLPYYANVNKVESPFEIQKFVREVESGDYDSFFRRLQSFFADTTYEVIRDQELHYENVLFIVFKLVGFYAKVEYHTSEGRIDLVLQTDNFIYIMEFKLNGTAEEALQQINDKHYALPFEMDGRKLFKIGVNFSAETRNIEKWIVEEK